The DNA sequence GCACGCGATCGGTGACGCCAGCCGCCTGATCGCGCTCGGCGATGCCGACGTCATGGTCGCCGGTGGCGCGGAATCGCCGATCTGCCGCATTTCGCTGGCGGGCTTTGCCGCCTGCAAGGCGCTGTCGACGCAGCATAATGACGACCCGCAAAAGGCGTCGCGCCCCTACGATATCGACCGTGACGGCTTCGTCATGGGTGAGGGTGCCGGTGTCGTCATCCTCGAAGAGCTCGAGCACGCCAAGGCGCGTGGCGCGAAGATCTATGCGGAAGTGGTCGGTTACGGCCTTTCTGGCGATGCCTTCCACATCACCGCGCCGTCGGAAGATGGTGACGGCGCCTATCGCTGCATGCAGATGGCGCTGAAGCGTGCCGGCCTCACGGCTGCCGATATCGACTACATCAATGCACACGGCACCTCGACCATGGCAGACACGATCGAGCTTGGCGCAGTCGAGCGCTTGGTCGGCGAACATGCGTCGAAGATCTCCATGTCTTCGACCAAGTCGGCGATCGGCCACCTGCTCGGCGCTGCCGGTGCAGTCGAAGCGATCTTCTCGGTGCTCGCGATTCGCGACAACATTGCGCCGCCGACGCTCAACCTCGACAATCCGTCCGTGGAAACCAAGATCGATCTCGTGCCGCACGTTGCGCGCAAGCGCGAGATCAACGTGGCGCTGTCGAACTCCTTCGGCTTCGGCGGCACGAACGCCTCTCTGGTCCTGCGCCGCTACACGGGCGCCTGATCGGCCCCCCCTGCCAATCATCGGATCGGTCCAACAAGTCGGTCCGATGATCCTGCTTTTGCCGCATTGCTCGCTACAAGCATCTTTTGGGAGGATGCGTTGCCATTGCGGCGGCGGCGTCGCCCGCTATGTTGGCGCAAGGCATATCTGTCAGTTTGCCATTTAGCTATTGCCGGGAACATGTCGCTCGCCCAGGGATAACCGAAGGCGGCGCGTTCCGAGCGGCTGCAGGTCTCTATCCGATTTACGGATAAGATAAGGCAGGCAGTCATTTAGAGTGTTACAGCGCCCTAAACGCGTCCTATAAGACGTGCGGTTCTGTAAAGTGTCGAGCATCCGTCGCGTTCTCTTGATTGGACGGTGAACCGACACATTTCTGTGGTTCTTGGGTGCCAATGCACCGCGCCGCAGGTCCATTGTAATGAAGACTGCGGTACGTCGCCCGCCAGGTCGGCGCCGTTTATGAAATTGACTTAAGCCTGCTATGGTCCAGTCCGAAATTCGCACCGGGGCAGGAAGAGAATGAGGCTGCGAATTTCGGATTCGGGACAATCGTGAGCGACTCAAACGATAACGGCGCGGCGCAATTCGGCCGCAATGAAAACGCGAGCAACGGGCCGATCATTCCGAAATCGGCAAACGAGGCGCTGCGCCCGGAAAAAGTGCCACAGCCCCCGAAGCGGTCGCGCAAGGCGCGCAGCCAGGTGGTGATCTTCCTGAACTTCGTGATGACCATCATCGTCTTTGCGGCGCTCGCTGGGGCCGGCACGGTCTACTATGCGATGCATCAGTACGAGAAGCCGGGTCCGCTACAGGCGAACCAGAACTTCATCGTCAGAGGCGGCGCCGGCATGAGCGAGATCGCCAGTGGTCTCGAGCGCAGCAACATCATCACCGATGCGCGCGTCTTCCGTTTCGTCTCGGAGGCCTATCTCGACAACGAGACGCTGAAGGCCGGCGAATACGAGATCAAGGCCGGCTCGTCGATGCAGGACGTGATGCAGCTTCTGAAGTCGGGCAAGTCGATCCTCTATTCGGTTTCTCTGCCCGAAGGCCTGACCGTCAAGCAGATGTTCCACAAGCTGTCCGACGATCCGGTCCTGGTTGGCGATCTGCCGAGCGAGCTTCCGCCGGAAGGTTCGCTGATGCCCGACACCTACAAATTCACCCGCGGCACAAAGCGCGGCGAGATTGTTCAGCAGATGGTTGCCGCCCAGAAGGTTCTGGTCGATCAGATCTGGGAGAAGCGTGATCCGAACCTGCCGGTCTCGACGGTCGAGGAGCTCGTGACGCTGGCTTCGATCGTCGAGAAGGAAACCGGCCGCGCCGACGAGCGGCCACGGGTTGCCTCCGTCTTCATCAACCGCCTCGACAAGGGCATGCGGCTGCAATCCGACCCGACGATCATCTATGGCATCTTCGGCGGCGACGGAAAGCCGGCGGACCGCCCGATCCTGAAGTCCGACATCGACAAGCAGACGCCCTACAACACCTATATCATCAAGGGTCTGCCGCCGACGCCGATCGCCAACCCGGGCCGGGCGGCACTCGAGGCGGTCGCCAATCCCTCGCGCACGCCGGAGCTGTACTTCGTAGCCGACGGGACGGGTGGGCATGTCTTTGCCGAGACCCTGGACGAGCACAACGCCAACGTCAGGCGCTGGCGCAAGGTGGAAGCCGAGAAGGCTGCGGAAGCTGCAAAGGCGGCCGCCGACGCGGGAACGGCCGAACCGGCTGCGACAGCAGCGCAACCGCAATAAACGCTTGCATTGTGGACGGATAGATCACGGCGCGGATATCCCTTGCGGGATGCCGCGCCGTCGCCTTATTGCTTCTGCTGAAACACAATGGAGGTGACGATGCCGCTCCAATCGATGACCGGCTTTGCCCGGAGGGAAGGCAGCAGCGGCCGCCGCCGTTGGGCCTGGGAACTGCGCTCCGTCAACGGCAAGGGTCTTGATCTCAGGCTGCGCCTGCCGCAGGGGCTCGAGCGCTTCGAGCCCGAAGTGCGCAGGCTCGCGGCCGATTGTTTTTCGCGCGGCAATCTCCAGATAGGGCTTTCCGTCAGCGGCGCGGAGGCGACCGTTGAAGCGGTGGTCAATCAGGGTGCGCTGACTGCGGTCTTGAACCTGCGCGAACAACTCGGCGATCTCGTCGATCCGGCGCCGCTGAAGTTCGACACGCTGCTCTCTATTCGCGGCATTGTCGATTTTCGTGAACCGGAAGAAAGTGAAGAGGAGCGCGCCGCTCTTGATACGGACATCCTCGAAGGACTGAGGCTGGCGCTTTCCGACCTGCGCATCATGCGCGAAGACGAGGGAGCCGTGCTCTGTCAGATCCTGCTGGCGCAGGTTGAAGGCATTGAGACGCTCACGGCGACGGTAGAGGCCGATCCATCGCGCAGCACTGCGGCGATCGCTGATCGGCTCGCGCAGCAGGTGGCCCTGGTCATGGACAATGGCTCCTCGCTCGATCGGGAACGCCTCTACGCCGAGGTGGCACTGCTTGCCACCAAGGCGGATCTACGCGAGGAGATCGACAGGCTCGGCTCTCACATCGTTGCTGCCCGCGATCTGCTGTCGAAGGGCGGCCCCGTTGGCCGCAAGCTTGATTTCCTGGCACAGGAATTTAACCGAGAATCGAATACCATCTGTTCCAAGTCGAATGCGGCCGCCGTATCGGCCGCCGGCATCGAACTCAAGGTCGTCATCGACCAGTTCCGCGAACAGGTCCAGAATCTGGAGTAAAGCATGGCCCCGGCGACCCCTTCGCCCATCAAGATTGCCCGTCGTGGGCTGATGCTCGTCATTTCCTCGCCGTCCGGCGCTGGAAAATCGACGATCGCGCGCAACCTTCTGGAAGCCGATCCGGAGATGAGCATCTCCGTCAGCGTGACGACGCGCCAGCGCCGTCCGAGCGAAATCGACGGACGGCATTATCATTTCAAGTCGATCCGCGAATTCGAAGCTCTGCGGGCGACCGACTCGCTGCTCGAATGGGCGGAGGTGCACGGCAATTTCTACGGCACGCCGCGTGATGCCGTCGAGGCGGCGATGGCCGCCGGCCGCGACATGCTCTTCGATATCGATTGGCAGGGTGCCCAGCAGCTTCAGGAAAAGATGGCGGGCGACGTCGTGTCGATCTTCATCCTGCCGCCGTCGATGGCCGAACTGCAGTCGCGCCTGCATCGCCGGGCGGAGGACAGCGAAGAAGTGATTGCCACCCGGCTTGCCAACTCGCGCGCCGAGATCGAGCATTGGCGGGAATACGACTACATTGTGCTGAACGACGATCTCGACCGCGCGTTTTCTGCGGTGCGGGCGATCGTCGAGGCTGAGCGTCTGCGCCGCGACCGGCGCCCTGGTCTGTTTGACTTCGTCAACGGGCTCCTGACGGAAAACCCGTTCTGACAGCTGCAAAAGAATGGCTCCTTCGGGAGCCATTTTCGAATCGCGCCATACCTCGCCCGGCCAAATGACCAGTCGCGATTGGTCGCTCGCCTAGAGGCAGTTTGCCAAGCGGCAGAATTCTTCCACCGAAAGCGTCTCGGCC is a window from the Ensifer adhaerens genome containing:
- the fabF gene encoding beta-ketoacyl-ACP synthase II, whose amino-acid sequence is MRRVVITGTGMVSPLGCGTEATWARLLAGQNAARKVTEFEVEDLPAKIACRIPFGDGTDATFNADDWMEPKEQRKVDPFIVYAMAAADMALADAGWKPETNEDQIATGVLIGSGIGGLEGIVEGGYTLRDKGPRRISPFFIPGRLINLASGQVSIRHKLRGPNHSVVTACSTGAHAIGDASRLIALGDADVMVAGGAESPICRISLAGFAACKALSTQHNDDPQKASRPYDIDRDGFVMGEGAGVVILEELEHAKARGAKIYAEVVGYGLSGDAFHITAPSEDGDGAYRCMQMALKRAGLTAADIDYINAHGTSTMADTIELGAVERLVGEHASKISMSSTKSAIGHLLGAAGAVEAIFSVLAIRDNIAPPTLNLDNPSVETKIDLVPHVARKREINVALSNSFGFGGTNASLVLRRYTGA
- the mltG gene encoding endolytic transglycosylase MltG, which translates into the protein MSDSNDNGAAQFGRNENASNGPIIPKSANEALRPEKVPQPPKRSRKARSQVVIFLNFVMTIIVFAALAGAGTVYYAMHQYEKPGPLQANQNFIVRGGAGMSEIASGLERSNIITDARVFRFVSEAYLDNETLKAGEYEIKAGSSMQDVMQLLKSGKSILYSVSLPEGLTVKQMFHKLSDDPVLVGDLPSELPPEGSLMPDTYKFTRGTKRGEIVQQMVAAQKVLVDQIWEKRDPNLPVSTVEELVTLASIVEKETGRADERPRVASVFINRLDKGMRLQSDPTIIYGIFGGDGKPADRPILKSDIDKQTPYNTYIIKGLPPTPIANPGRAALEAVANPSRTPELYFVADGTGGHVFAETLDEHNANVRRWRKVEAEKAAEAAKAAADAGTAEPAATAAQPQ
- the gmk gene encoding guanylate kinase, producing the protein MAPATPSPIKIARRGLMLVISSPSGAGKSTIARNLLEADPEMSISVSVTTRQRRPSEIDGRHYHFKSIREFEALRATDSLLEWAEVHGNFYGTPRDAVEAAMAAGRDMLFDIDWQGAQQLQEKMAGDVVSIFILPPSMAELQSRLHRRAEDSEEVIATRLANSRAEIEHWREYDYIVLNDDLDRAFSAVRAIVEAERLRRDRRPGLFDFVNGLLTENPF
- a CDS encoding YicC/YloC family endoribonuclease, with translation MPLQSMTGFARREGSSGRRRWAWELRSVNGKGLDLRLRLPQGLERFEPEVRRLAADCFSRGNLQIGLSVSGAEATVEAVVNQGALTAVLNLREQLGDLVDPAPLKFDTLLSIRGIVDFREPEESEEERAALDTDILEGLRLALSDLRIMREDEGAVLCQILLAQVEGIETLTATVEADPSRSTAAIADRLAQQVALVMDNGSSLDRERLYAEVALLATKADLREEIDRLGSHIVAARDLLSKGGPVGRKLDFLAQEFNRESNTICSKSNAAAVSAAGIELKVVIDQFREQVQNLE